The DNA window TcatcaatgaaaaaaatcaaacggGAAAAATTATTGCATTCACTAAAGACGTTTCTAAGGCCCCTGATATACAATAGTTTTTAATGGAGAATTaaaatttcctttaaaaaaaagaaaaaatgtattaagatTCAGAAAAgtaaacctaaacttaaaaTTGAATGTCAGCAGATTTAGATCTTTAAGTCATTTTATgttcgttttcattttttatggtgTTTTGGACATCATCACAgcaaaataatgaatgtttctgCATGTAATTATTCAGTCGACTGCTCCTGATTCCATGTGTTTGCTGGAGATGCCCCAGAGAGCAGCTCCTCCCTGACTGTGTGTGTAGGCATAAATACTGCGGTTAGGGAACATGATTTCTTCTGTAACGGTGCAGTAGGGCAGATTTTTTGTTCTCTATGTCCATGTCAGTAAATTGCACTGTGAATCTTTGTTTATAACCACCACTTTGGTTACTTGGTTTCTTGACTTGAAGCTTTTCTAGAGACTTCAAcaactatataatatacacCGAGGTATAAAAATTTTTTCACGACaattatatgaacaaaataataaaaaaacacgtaagtatatatatatatatatatatatatatatatatatatatatatatatatatatatatatatatatatatacatatatatatatatatatatatatatataaacattactgtaatattactaaaacattacttttagAAGTGTTCATtctttttagtgtttaatacatatttttatagtacataatgcatactgtataaacacacacatacatacacacacacacacacacacacacacatatatatatatatatatatatatatatatatatatatatatatatatatatatatatatatatatgtgtgtgtgtgtgtgtatagtaaaaatattttatttagataggATATCATATAATTTCTATTACAATACtctaataaaatgtctttaggTAAGGTAACATTGTAATTCAAAAAGTGCCAATGGTGTATATCTTTCCATGAACCGAACCAAACAGAGAGACACTAACACCTTGCACCCTTCAAAGTGCCCTTCAGCGTGATGCTTACTTCTGCCCacagtgacacattactggTGACTGTTGGGTAAAGGACGTCAGCTATGATTCCTATAGTAAAGAACGTTTAAAGGACACTGATTTGTCGCTGTACTCGCGTCAGCCTTCATCTTAAACAACTTTTAAGCCGTGTGTAATTCATCAACACGCAGGTCATGTTTTGGGCTAAACAGTGGACACGATGACGCGATAATGCACACACCCAAAATGCATCGATCTGATATGCTGcgctgtgtttatgtgtatacaGCGAGGAGGAGTTTTCTTTAAAGGTTATAGAAAAGACAGAAAGGTTGTGAGATCAGCCCACCTGAGGAGCCTCATCCAACATCTACTGCTCAGAGAGCCATCAGTTCCTCTGCTAAGGTAAGATCAGGGTCTTCTGATATATCGGACTGTGCCGAAGTGACACGGGAATGATGCTATGAAGAACTACTTCCTTTAATAGCGTTTACTCATCTTGCATGCCAGTGTAAAAATCTTCATTAATGTTTGATTCATTGCCGTTTGCGAATTAATACATAACCTGAGTTATTTGAGCATAAATGAACAGCGATTAGATAAAGATTCCTTCTTAGAATCAGGTCGATAGATGAAGGTGACCTCCGCACCTGCCATTTAGAAGATATGCGAACTGTTCTACATAAAAGTCCCGTAATAGTTCAGAGAAAGCCAtgtttaaaaggatagttcatgcaaaaattctaatttactcaacctcaagtgtttctttcttctgttaaacacaaaagaagatattttaaagactgCTGATAagcaaacagttgctggtagccaCCGACGTAGAAAAAATACCATGgaccatggaagtcaatggccaCCGGCACATGTTTGGTCATCagctttgtatatttatttatattttttgcgcTCAGCAGAAGAGAGAAACTCGTACGGGCTTGGAACAGCTCGAGGGTCAGAATTTTCTCAAGCGAACGGAAATTGCGTCCAGACTTCAGGGCCCGCGTGTGgtcaatgaaaaagaaagagctgAGCTACAAATCCGAAGCATTTCGAGACGATTCTATAACCAGGGGAGGTGGGAGGGCAAACTTTCCAAAACACCTCCAGGCGTTCAAGGGTACACCAGCAGTGTCCTGGGACGTGCTGCGTCCTGACTGCTTTGACCCACGCTTTCTGTTTACTTTCAAAACACGAATGCTGTTTTCTCTCAGCTGCACTTATACAGCTGGAGTTTCTTAACAAACATTCCTCGTCTCGCTGTTGACCCGTACATGGGAACAGAATATGTGCTGGAAGCCGGCCCCTATATAATGTATTGACGTATGAATCATTTCAGTATAAAGCTATTTAACACGTTTACTGTAAAGACACATATtcaatattagtcatttttactCACTCTTCAGGTCGATTTCAAGAACTGTTGTGTGATCTGAATCAACTGATTCGTTAGATTCGAAGATATGACTCAAAAGATTCATTCACATACTAAGCATTGACATTTCTGACATGATGATTGCATCAGAGAGAGCTTCAGAATGGCtttaaaacacttattataaatattataaatcacTTATATGACTAATTTAAggtgctttttgtcattttgaaaaacCAGACCTTATTATAttgggtttaaaataaaatgagggtaaataattacataattaattgaaattaatatattacagcaacttagaaattaatatattacagcaactatttttgtaatataaaaacaaaatgtctcatttagtgcgtatgtgtgtgtgtgtgtgtgtgtccttgaTCAGGAGAGGTAAAAATGAGCCAGCTCACAGAACTAGTTCTTCTTACAGGTAAGTCGTGACTATTTATGTACACAGTAAAGATTACAGCCAGATCTGTGCCCTTGGGCATGAAGGTCAAGCATTCAGAGAAGACTGTCCATATTTACAGTATACTTGCTGACTTGATGGAagacaaaaacagctttttagtAAAATTATGGTTAAAAATGCTCgtattttctttctaaaaacgtttcaaaatacacattttcatacTAAATCTTGAAAAACTATGAGCGCAGTATTTTGAGTGTAAACCCTTTTCTGAAAATGTCTGCTAGTTCATTAGCTTATTAATGTCATGAAGTATTTTCttctttgtgtatgttttttttacgaATCTTCATTGTCATTTACAGTCTTCTTGGCATTCTTCGGTCAAGCTGAAGCAAGTAAGCCAgaggattttgtttttattcaactGTAACGCTATTCTACTTGAGTCTATCAGTCTCATGCACTGAGAATATTACTTTTCTGGCAGAAATGTGGTCTGTTTTCAACAACGATCTAACTTTTCTTCTTATTTAATTGCCTTTGCAGATCCTTTCGTTTACAGTAAGTCCTCGGAGGCAGATGCTCATGAGATCCTAATAATATAACGTtcattgtatataaaaaaaaatatccaatcTATAATAATGCTTCTGGTTTTAGACTATGAGGCGCTGAGGATCGGGGGTTTGATCTTCACAGCCCTGCTCGTAGCCGGAGGGGTTGGAGTTCTGTGTTGTAAGTAGCTCTGAGTTCTTACACGCGCATTTTACACCTAACCAAAACCTTATGTTTgacaatatatgcaaaaaagAGTAACAGACTGTTCTCTTCACAGGGGGGCAGTGCAAACCACGGAGAAAGTAGGTCACATGACCTCACTGTCACATTCATACTTTTACATCTCAGCAAAATCATATTAGTATTTATGGTTAAGAAAATGCTATTATTACCGCATCTCTTTGACGCAGGAATGATGAAGACGCAAGCAAAATCTAAGGATTTCAGACTTCATCTGCTGAAAATTTCCATTGGATTTGATCGAGCGGAAGactgttgggtttttttctagAAAGCGCTAATGGCGAACTTGCTTCACTTCTCAcctgtactttattttattgttgattctttcaatatttttcaaccatttaatttatgcattaattACAGTCCCTTCCCAAAAAACTGagctgctgttattttgaatttatagaATTACTCTATAAATGTTGATAATCTCTCAAAGTGgcgttttaataaaaattctcAGTCATGGGCCTGCAAAACTGATTTGGTTGTCATTTTATGTCTAAATGAATTTTTTGGATGAGAGATATTCAAACATTGGCTGGCCTTGATGgaagttaaatgtatttattttattttatttattttttttgtaaaaatctaaGTACAATGAAATACTGAAATGCATTATACACAGCATGCATTAAACAtagatggaaataaataaaataaataaatgtggttattcatatatttatttgacctGTTTCTCAATGATAATGTCcaggcaaaaaaaattaatgaaaataaaatacaaaatacttttcAGTTAAGTTAAGTTTATGTGCATTTCCTCCAAccctaaaacaaaacagaatccaatgcataatttaaaataaaacacatgtgaAAAATCTATACTAAAAACGTCTTTATGTTGAGGCATATTTTTTGCAGACTTTTCTTACGAGTTCTGCTGGATCATTGTGTTTGCTCCCAAGTAGAATAAATTCAGCCTGAGCGTGCATGACAAACTAAAAACTTAGTTGCTCTCCCAGAGAAAGGATCCTTCATTCAAAACTCAACCCACTCAGGACTGAGCCAACCTGTTGAGCGGATGGTGTAGGGTGTTGGTTTCAGTCTGTCTAGATCAGATCTTTACGGGTGGTTCCTTCACAACCACGTTTCAAACCTCAACATTTCACTTTCTTTCTCCTTGAAAAGGGTGAGTAATCAGCTCCGATAccgttttaatgtttttatagtgaAACATATGTTACGGCAGGTTGATGGTCAAGTTCACTgtctattaatatataataattaggGTATTTAAGGTGTTTTGTGTTCATACTTTACGTGGTGTATAATAGGGAATCTCTGTATCGTTCTGATAATCTGTTCAACATTACAATTTAAGTTACTaataagtatttaataataataacattactaTCCAATACGGTTtttatggatggatggatacgGATAGATGACATTATCTGACTCATGGTGTCTTAAAATCTAAGATctgatttaatataatgttattttacgAATTACGTGTTGTCAGCATAACAAATTTAACTAAACATATGAATTTCATAGTATTTTGCTTTCATGCAAAATGTGAtcatcacaaaacatttttaaaaaatcagctttttaaTGTGATCCCAGGCTTTTGGACCTCACTGTTGGTTTTCCTCCAGTGATTTGGAAACTGGAATGTCATGCAGCTTTACTCTGGAAAGCAGCTGCGTCCTGTTTCGCCGCAACTTTTAAAGCTCACAGGCACCTGAATTCATTGCTTCAGACTAAGTTTAGCCAGTCCTTTATTGGCATACGATTCTGTGAAGAACCATTAAACTCCATGGAACATTTCAACTGCACtaaaggtggaaaaaaaactgtatatatatttttgtaatgttttttcgAAGAACTCAACATGTTTTTTCTATTGCATTGCTGCAAAACCCGCTTTTGaacgctttatttttaagagtgtagatCTTGGAGGCTAAATCAAGAGCAGGCCATGTATAAAACATGGATGAAATCCAGTCCTTCGATGAAGTAAACACATCAAACGCGGTGTTTAAAGTTTGAGATGCACCGAGACGGCCCCAGCATCTGTCTCGAAGCGTGTTTTGTTTGGTTAACCTCTTCGAATTTATAATCAGAGTCCAGCGTTCCAGAAAAAAAGTGAAGCGCGGAAGGGTTACACTTAGATGATCATGGCCATGTTTTTGAACTAAAAATGGCCTGAAATGTATTTGTACTGGGGGATAAGATTGGGTATTGAAGTGATCTGCTCGTGGAAACTGATTTTTGTTAGCTGAAAGCAACACAAAGACTGCACTACTTTAACCACTGGAAAGGGCGGGACTGTGGTTTTTGGAACGATGATTCATTTCAGCAGAATGTCTTCCTGTGTCACTTTGAGCACATGGCCGGCAAAGAGCTGAAGTAAACTtcagtgtaaatatataaatatacatacatatatatatatatatcgttttcTAGATAGGTCAATCTGTGAAAACTCTGCTGAACTAGCTGGTTTTACTCCATTTTAAAGGGCTTGTGTTACTAAAGGGCATCTGTCAGCGTGTTTGTGCTGGAGTGTATAATCATACAATACTTCAAAGTTCACAGCCTGTTCTCAGGGGTGGAATTTTGTTCCTAATATAGCTGCAGTCTGGATTCCGGTGTACATGGCTTGCATCCTTTGTGTGCCATGTGATTGTGTCAAGTTGTCTTATATGGAGCTGGGATGTTTGGAAAAAAGTAGGTGACAACAAATGTGACTTAAATACACTGTACtgaccactcacacacacagacacacacacacttcaaccAATCAAACGCAGTATTAACTGTTCACTTCAGTATTTACAAggcatatgcaaatatttttagcCTTGGTTAAGCTCAAACTCCAAAAGGTTTTTAAGCTATGTAATCTATATTCCTGTTTATGCAGATCAGTCAATTAGCCTTTATGATGTTGTCTAGTGACGGTTTTAGTTGTTTTCAACTGTGAGCATTTGGCAACACTGGCCTTTATGTTGAATTGGGTCAAACCACGTAGACTgctatagtaaaaataaaaactgaaataagtagAGAGAAGTGTAGTTCTGACATTAAGTGTCTGTTCACTAATTTAGGTTTGCTAACTTTGCTAGTAAGCTATCAACAGTCAGAGCTGTTTCGACACTCTATTACACTCACAACCATGTTGCTATGTTCTGGTTGCCATGCAGTTGTTAGGTGGTCTCTAGgatgttctggatggttgctaggtggttaccTACTGGAGCAAGTCAAAAGCACACAATTGTAAGTTAGATCACTCAGTAAAACACCTTCTCacctttaaaaaagaaataaacccATTGTTCGTCTAGTTTTCCATTATAAATGTGTCCTTAAATCAGGACAAATTTACTTGAATGCAATGATTTATGAAATTAAGtcttatttttatgaaaatgcatcaaaattaaatacatattttaaactacagaaaagtaatagttttaattttgaattaagTTCCGTTTTTGGCTTATGCCGGTTAcgtttttttaagaataagcTCACCTGATGCATTGAGTAAACACTGagcaaaacagtattttattgttttccagTGCACAACAAGCCACACAATTTGTGTATAGAGTATAGGGTTAAGGGTTTGAAAATCACTATGTGAAATTGAAACCagacacaataaatgcattcagaCTGAAGTATTGACTTGCTCAGACACTGAGGTTTAGCGATATTCCTCAgatgtcttttttaaatttcttgTTTCCTGTGAGAATTTAATTTTGCACATGAGGAGCAAATACAAGGAGCTGATAGAGAGTAGGCCTATTGTTAGTAGAACGAGCTATGGGAACAGTGCAGACAGAAACAAGGAATTACATTGAAAACGAGAGGGTTGGGTTGTAATGTGAGAAGAGGAAGTGATGTTAAACACTGTAGGACACAATTCCTCATTCTTTCTcgtgactcacacacacacacacacacacacacacacacacacattggcaAGCCAACGTGACCGTGCCCTATCACAAGACTTTCATCAACATGCACCCTGGGAGATTCTGCCTGGTATAAGGTGCCAAAACGTCCAGACCGTCCAAGTCGAAAAcaacgctctctctctctctccttttctctcagCTGTTTACAGTAGACTAACAGACtaacaaaaatgactgtaaacagACAGCTTGGCAGAATTACATTTGCACTGCTTGGTACTGGAGTTATCTGTctctgttatttaatttattggaCATAATAGACATAACAGAAAGCTGTGAGCATGCATAGCCTAACCCTTTTAATCTcttgaacaaaaaactaaaactaaaaacttcaGACTGATATCTTTCATTAATAGGTTTTTATATAGGCCTGTCCCTCCAAAAAGGAAGGTcttatttttacactaaaaactTAATCACTCCAGACCAGAATtgtaactttaaataaacaacttaaCCTTCTCACATTTTAAACAGCTGGTCTGCTTTGTCAACGAAGATCGTTTCAAATGAATCCAAAGAGGTATAATAGATCAGTGCTTCCAAGAAGCGCACCGCGTTACCTGAATGAATCATTGTTTTTGATTGACTCGGTTAAGAATGATTCAGCGTCTTGTTAATAATACCCGCATGATAGTCACATTAGGTCACCTGATGGTTTATGCAACTTGCAGAAACAgtcactaaaattaaaaacactaagGTCCAAACTGTCCGTCTCAAAGGAAAAAACACTTAGTCCTTGGTGTGACACGGTGAACAAATGTTCCAAGAAATGAACGAATCAGCGTTTTTGAACGAATCGGTTGAAAATGATTGAAGCAATCGCAATAAACGAGACAAATGTCACAAAAAGCTGACAGTTCTTAATAACCACACATCTGCCAACCCTAAAAAGGACCAAAAGGGCACATAAAAGTAGTAGGCATAAAGTTTTGAACTATATGTGAAATCTATACCCAGACAAACCATATTTGAgaatgagtaaattatgacagaattggTGGattaacaaacacacagaaaagtcATCAGACAAGCACCTGTTTGCAAATTTCATGTTCTGCATGCAGAATCTAATTTGACTTGATTTACATAAACAAACTGCAGGCTTGCCTATTATGCGAATAAACTGaatccataattttttttcccccattacACTCCAAAAAAATATGGCGCGCATGTTTACAAGAAGAAGGAAATTAGATAATTCACGGTCAAGATAATAGGGCATAAAACAGACAGAGGGATTTATTAAACCTCTCTGAAAGCTCTAGATTAACCGCTGCCTTGTTCACTGCTCACGCTGGCCCAGGCTGCTCTGATGAAAGGCCTGAAATACTGGACTTTATTTTGTCTCAGCATGTCTCTGGTGAACCCATTATTTTTCCCCTTCTCTGCCACCATGATTGGAAGCTGAAGGTGGAGACTGTTACATCATCCCATGCTGGTAGGGATGGGCACAGCATTCCCTCTGGTCTCCCAGAGACGAAATGGAAAATCCCAGCTAAGCTCAAATGGTGCTCCAGCGTGTTTCCACAGTGCGCTTTTAATTACGACGTAGACATAAGTCAGCATCTGTCAGGTCACGTAAACCCCTAGCGCTTTCAGTGTGTGCTCAAAGGCTGTCTTTCATACGAAAGGGCTTAGCGTCTTCCTGgcagttgttttgtttggtgTATGAAGGTTTGGTTGCTGAGATGTTCCAGGCCTTTTGCTGAAATTTGATCCGGGTATGCTTTGTGTTCTCAGAGTTGCTATTTGTTGCTCCAGTGTGTTTAATCAGATCAGATGCATTGGCAGGGTATGTGATCATTTGATTTACCCCATTTTCGTTGATGTGAAGCTGGCAGAGGACAATAATTCAGGCATTAAGGGGATTCATGTTATATTTATAGCATAATGGATTAGAGTGGATTGCAAAGCATAATGGGAATTAGCTCTCATGTACGCAACAGATACACGATCTGCTTTTTAGATCTTAACAGTATTATTTTCCTccttttaatgtgaaaaagcTCACATTGACAATCCGTTTTACATTAGTCAGTCTGACTTGTGTCAGatagaaaaatgtacatttaaggAGAAAAATTATCTCAGGAGGAGCTTTTGAAAAGGAATAGATCAAGACTTGACAAGATCAAGAGGGCTTGGGTGATGTCAGCAAAAAGGAAAGAGATGGAAATATGTATTACTTTTTGATTAAAGCATGCAGTTTCGTGCCTTAAGTGAGTGGAATTCACTGTCGTGATTACAGTAGATAGCCGGTgcgcatgttttttttgtcgcTGTTGTAAAGCAATTTTCCTACCCGATTAAATGCTCCCAGGAACAAGCCTTTCCACCCTTGAGAAGTCATTGCATCATCAGAATTGTTTTAAAACTGGTATTTCAaggtaaaaaacaaataaaaaacagatttgcTTGAAAGATTTGATGATAGACTGATACGCACAATAAGACCTAGAAAATGCATAAAGATATTAAATAGGAATATTATATGTTATCGCTTTATTAATGGAAAACCTAATTTTGTATTGCAGGTTAAATCCACACTGTCATGATGAAGACTTTGGCACTAGTTTTCTTGACACGTAAGTGCTTATGTACCAATATCCCTGCAGAACCCCCCCCACACAATAGAACCCTAcccaaaacacaatagaaaattTAATGGATTTAATGGTTATAATTGGaatttgtattggttttaatggcaAATATAATGGTGTCTACTGGTATGTGATGGATTCTATTGGTTGGACGTTAAATCCTATTGGAAATATGCCCAAAACACACTCCAAAAAggaattttgtaatggttttactgaACAAAAGTTAATGGTTCATGctattttaatggaaaccattAGCATTTCTGTGACGGTTTCTATTGGGCTTctattgtttgttgtttttttagcagggaTTTAAATTGCTTGCTGTCTTACTAAGCTTTACTGAACTATAAATGTTCCTGTGAACACACACCAATACTATGCCATGttgcttttgtagttttgtcCCTTGTGTTGGCAGAAGGTCAGCAGACAAGTAAGAGATTTCAAttctttctgttattttttctttattcgtCCTCATGATAAAACAGTAttgcacatgcatgcattttttaatgacttttctgGCTTTGACTTTGCAGCAGAGGAAGACCCCTTCTCTTTTGGTCAGTTGCACACATCTTTTACCATCATTAATCCATCATAATACTTAAAGAGGTCTCAAGATCATCTTTTAACTTTTCTTTGATTGTTCTCATTCTGTCTTACACTAGATTATCACAGACTTCGGGTTGGAGGTCTGATCTTGGCAGCAGTTCTGTGTCTGATTGGCATCACTATTCTTCTAAGTGAGTGTGCTATCGACTTCTTCAATTTTACAAACTTCAGATTTTATCCGTGTTTTGTCAAGCAGAGTAACATAAATGTAGACTATATAAAGTGCagtgatatatattatattatgttatctGTATTAAAGGCCTGTAAAAATTTAATGTCATAGTTTATAGGCctttatattttcatgtttatatattgtacTAAAATGTTTGTTACACAGTTAGACCGATAGGTGGCGACAAGCGAGCCTGTTATGTGTATTGCAAGCGAGTCATTATATTACTCTCAGCTGATTTGTTCACATAATGTGATTCATTGGAAATCAAGTACAGTTTATAATAATGAGTCATTATTAATCCGGTTTCACAggatcattaaaacaaaacaaaacactgctaCTCTGTCTtggatatttattttgacttattttattatttaaactatttaaaatgtatttgaactgTCAATATTGTGTCTACAATGTAAGTTGCGTAACATTGACTCATTGAATCTTTCAACCGGTTTCacagaatctttaaaaaaacaaacaccacTAGCGAGTCTTTTCGGTGTTGTTTAGAACtattgttattcattttaaccAGAATACTGTTTAACGTGTAAGTTAGGCACTCTTTCAGCTAATTTCTGTAAATcattaagaaacaaaacaccACTACTGTGTCTCTTGAAGcgttttgttttaaactgttttgtttaaactatttattttaactgcCGATAAACTGTACCCcactttgttttgttgtttaattagtACTAGAGGCTTGAACGCACATATTCGCAAATATGCATTTGTCGAACCGACAATATTCATATGCGCTTATATTCACGTTTTTTCCCTTCGCATTTCGAGTTGAAACGTGACCTTGACGTATTTTGGATTCTCTGTTCAAAACATCCTTTGCCTTTATTACAGGTGGACACTGCAGATGCAAATTCAACCAAGACAAGAGGTATGAAGAGTATATATTTTGGACTTCTGCATTACTTTGATTTACGTTTAAAATGTAGAAACTGTGTAGGTCTAACAGAGCAGCTCTCTTTTGACAGGAGGAGGACAGGAAGCAACGCTCAAGCGATGCTCAACGATACAGGTCTGTCAGCTTTCTTTTACCTGTGCAGTTTACAACCAATAAACCAGTAACGTTAAGATAAATCAAGGTATAAGGTATAAAGCACCTTATAAAACGTCACTATAACCCTGTGCGGTCCATCTGCTAATTGTTGCTGTGCCAGAGCCCCGTGATGCAGTGGGATGCGGTGGGCCTGTCCTCAGTGGTGGGCCCGTATGGTCCGTCTCCACAGCACCACTCACATGGTTTCCAGGATGAGTCATACATTCTCCCTTTGGTGTATTTACACACCATGATCCCTGTGGGTGGGACTGGAGAAACAGGATATAGATGTgctatgtaaatattttatcatatattcCGCATCCCATTGTCTGTAGTGAGGAATAAGTGAATTagaattgaattaaaaacatttcttgtaaTTGGGGTTTTAATTATTCAGAGGGGTGTCAAATTTTCCTTGATGTTTTGAGATGGAAGAGTTCATGGACACATGCTTTAACTTTCAGGCCTTGAATTTTccattgaattttatttattataatttttttttttttttgcagttctgcAACTTGCGTGTACTTTTGCATGAACAAGTGAAATtagtaaataatacaaatgttaaatgaaataaattaaatctataaagataaaatggaaaaatgatattaaaacatattataaaatcattttatttacaaataaatacaattagattttaattaagATAATTAAGCTAATTAAGAttaacccccccaaaaaatgtgTTAGCATAGTATAGCCCTGTgagtactgtgtatattcagaatattctcaaataaatatgataataaacCTCGAATTCCCAAATTAATATCATAATGAACCTACCATTTTatatagattataaaaaaaaattaaaaatacaaaaatgtgacCCACTTGATAAACGATTGTATTTTATGTCATGAACATGTAAGTTCAGTtagcctatatatttttaaatatgatattactttgtttttcagCAAGGGCCAGCGAATGCTAAATACCTGCTGGCCTGACCTGAACCAATCAGAGGAGACGGTCCGTCTTTATGTGCTGGTTTATCAGAGGAACCGTTTCTCTTTTAAGACGAGGAACCTGATACGaaggttttctgtgttttcactgCCTATCTGCTCCAGAGGAGGAAGCTGAAAATCCATATACCG is part of the Puntigrus tetrazona isolate hp1 chromosome 16, ASM1883169v1, whole genome shotgun sequence genome and encodes:
- the fxyd11 gene encoding FXYD domain-containing ion transport regulator 11 → MSQLTELVLLTVFLAFFGQAEANPFVYNYEALRIGGLIFTALLVAGGVGVLCWGQCKPRRKNDEDASKI
- the fxyd3 gene encoding phospholemman; this translates as MMKTLALVFLTLLSLVLAEGQQTTEEDPFSFDYHRLRVGGLILAAVLCLIGITILLSGHCRCKFNQDKRRRTGSNAQAMLNDTARASEC